A window of Juglans regia cultivar Chandler chromosome 7, Walnut 2.0, whole genome shotgun sequence contains these coding sequences:
- the LOC109010506 gene encoding 2-hydroxyisoflavanone dehydratase-like translates to MASITCKEVEMEILPFIRIYKDGSIERLMGSPLVPPSPDQDPETGVSSKDIIISQDPTISARLYLPKLDQAHLQRLPILVYFHGGGFFFESAFSRDHQRFLNSLVAQAQVVAISVEYRLAPEHLLPICYEDCWAALQWVASNSIDSSTIGANYREPWLNHGDFKRFFIGGDSAGANIVHNMAMRAGVESLPGDVKIVGAFLTHPYFWSSNAISELSEMDQASHVDKLAVPNLVWNFIYPSAPGGIDNPMINPTAPGAPSLAGLGCSRLLVTVAEVDVMRNRALAYYDAVRKSNWEGEVELVRVDGEDHAFHILNLDTQNAKNLVKRLASFLN, encoded by the coding sequence ATGGCTTCCATTACCTGCAAGGAGGTAGAGATGGAGATTCTCCCATTCATTCGCATCTATAAGGATGGCTCTATTGAAAGACTCATGGGCTCTCCCCTTGTGCCCCCTTCGCCCGATCAAGATCCTGAAACTGGTGTCTCTTCAAAGGACATCATCATTTCACAGGATCCCACCATCTCTGCTCGTCTCTACCTCCCAAAACTCGACCAAGCCCACCTCCAGAGGCTCCCCATCTTGGTCTACTTCCACGGCGGAGGCTTCTTCTTCGAGTCTGCATTCTCCCGAGACCACCAGCGGTTCCTCAACAGTTTGGTTGCTCAAGCACAAGTTGTGGCCATTTCTGTGGAGTATAGGCTGGCTCCTGAGCACCTCCTTCCCATTTGTTATGAAGACTGCTGGGCCGCCCTCCAATGGGTTGCTTCCAACTCCATAGATAGCAGTACTATTGGTGCCAATTACAGAGAGCCATGGCTGAATCACGGTGACTTTAAACGATTTTTCATTGGTGGAGATAGTGCAGGAGCCAACATCGTTCACAATATGGCCATGCGAGCTGGCGTTGAGAGCTTACCTGGTGATGTTAAAATTGTAGGAGCTTTTCTTACCCACCCTTATTTTTGGAGTTCAAATGCAATATCAGAGTTGTCGGAGATGGATCAGGCAAGTCACGTCGACAAATTAGCTGTGCCCAATTTGGTTTGGAACTTTATATACCCATCTGCACCTGGTGGTATTGATAATCCAATGATCAATCCAACGGCTCCGGGAGCACCGAGCTTGGCTGGCCTTGGGTGTTCTCGGTTGCTCGTGACTGTGGCCGAGGTGGATGTGATGAGGAATCGAGCTCTTGCTTACTATGATGCAGTTCGGAAAAGCAActgggaaggagaagttgagTTGGTTCGAGTGGACGGAGAGGATCACGCTTTTCACATCTTGAATCTTGACACTCAAAATGCCAAGAATTTGGTCAAACGCTTGGCTTCTTttcttaattag